Proteins encoded in a region of the Panicum hallii strain FIL2 chromosome 3, PHallii_v3.1, whole genome shotgun sequence genome:
- the LOC112885457 gene encoding uncharacterized protein LOC112885457 — translation MTSEWINKTDAFLEMAFGEAAKGASMILCPCSKCANRKRQNKKNMGEHLCKNGFTADYTWWIYHGEANRMREDVVRPRVEDYDADAGVADMFDDYGEARFAEGQTEEEIEATAKAFYDMLAASHKLLHGHTMVFQLDAIGRIMALKSQYSLSRDTFDGLLTVIGSLLPKGHILPKSMYEARKLLRALKMPYEQIHACMNGCVLFRKGYAEAKYCPKCKFSRFMEVDSDSDSPKRQLNIPVTVLRYLPFIPRIQRLYMTEEYAKQMTWHKNGK, via the coding sequence ATGACTAGTGAGTGGATCAACAAGACCGATGCTTTCTTGGAAATGGCgtttggcgaagctgctaaaggagcgagTATGATTCTCTGCCCATGCAGCAAGTGTGCAAACAGGAAAAGACAAAATAAGAAgaacatgggggaacatctttgcAAGAATGGATTTACGGCAGACTATACCTGGTGGATCTACCACGGTGAAGCCAATCGTATGAGAGAGGATGTGGtgagaccacgtgtcgaggattaTGATGCTGATGCCGGTGTAGCGGATATGTTTGATGACTATGGGGAGGCACGGTTCGCTGAGGGACAAACGGAGGAGGAGATAGAGGCGACCGCAAAGGCGTTCTACGACATGCTTGCCGCGTCACATAAACTCCTTCATGGACATACGATGGTTTTTCAGCTtgatgccattggacgcataatggcgttaaagtcgcAGTACAGCCTGAGTCGAGACACGTTTGATGGTTTgttgacagttattggcagcctgctTCCGAAGGGTCACATTTTGCCAAAGAGCATGTATGAGGCACGGAAACTccttcgtgcactcaagatgccgtatgagCAGATACATGCTTGTATGAATGGGTGCGTCCTGTTTAGGAAAGGATATGCGGAAGCAAAGTACTGTCCAAAGTGTAAATTCTCAAGGTTCATGGAGGTAGACAGTGATAGTGATAGCCCAAAGAGGCAGCTTAACATTCCCGTGACAGTCCTACGATACCTTCcgttcataccgaggatccagcGGCTATACATGACTGAGGAATACGCGAAACAAATGACTTGGCACAAAAATGGCAAATGA